Within the Rosa rugosa chromosome 2, drRosRugo1.1, whole genome shotgun sequence genome, the region GGAAATTCAAATCAAGCTGATGAAGCACTTCAGCTAGTCCAACACCTTTGGGAAGAAATTTTGAAAGATGAGCATGATGACGTGATGAGTTTGATCAAATATCCCtcaaatttaatatttgatgcAGCAGAATTGGGCAATTATGAGTTTCTGCAAGTGCTTTTGAGCTCTTATCCTGAGTTAGTATGGGAAACTGATGAAAAAAATCGAACTATAATCCATGTCGCAGTTCTGCATCGTCATGCGAGTATCTTCAATCTAGTGCATGAGATAGGCTCAATCAAGGATGTCATAGTGActtatgaggatgatcagggtaaTAATATAGTGCATATGGCTGCAAAAATAGCACCTCAAAATCAATTGAATCTAGTGTCGGGTGTAGCTCTTCAAATGCAGCGAGAGTTAGTATGGTTTGAGGTACTTCTTCTTCTCGTAGCCTTAATTTACCTTTTATTTTGATGTACGTTCTAACCAAATAATTTATCTGGTTACTCAGAGGACGAATTGTATCTGCCATATATGCATACATAGAACCAAAAACCAATGAATTCATTTAAAATTTTATATCCATCTTGATTGCTTTACTTGGATAAATGCTTTTGTGACttctttaattatatataattgaaaTGGCAGGAAGTAAAGAAGATTGTGCAACCTCAATATATAGAGATGGAAAATAAGAAAGGAAAAACACCACAAGAATTATTCACTAAAGAGCATAGGACGTTAATGCGTCAAGGAGAAAAATGGATGAAGGACACTGCAACTTCATGCTTGCTTGTTGCGACTATTATTGCAACTGTTGTGTTTTCAGCTGCATTTAGTATACCAGGTGGCACAGATGATCATACTGGAAAGCCAAACTTTTTGAAAGATAAAGCATTTTTATACTTCACCATAGCCGACGGAGTGGCACTTTTTTCCTCTTCAACAGCAATGTTGATGTTCTTATTCATCCTCACCTCACGGTATGCAGAAAACGATTTCCTCATGTCCTTGCCCTTGAAGTTGATGGTTGGACTTACTTGCCTCTTCATCTCAATAGCATCTATGATGATGGCTTTCAGCACTGCCTTCTACTTATCTAGTCAATATGGATCAAGATGGGTTCCAGATCTTACATTTTTCTTTGCAATTGTCCCTGTTGCTTTATATGCATTTCTGCAATTTCCTCTTATGTCTGATATATCATCTTCAACATTTTGTTCGAGTCTTCTATTTCAGCCATGGAGACGTATGATATACTAAAAAGTTGCGTTGATATGCTGTACATATTCTAGCTAGTTAAACCTTTGGTCCCTAGCTACAATACTGAAGTTATATATTAATCTAGCTAGAATAAAGTTGTAATTACATATTGATCATCTATGTTGTACATGTAAGGGACAAAAGGATGAACATGGTATCAGTTTAACTCTTCATGATTTTTGCAGAATTTCTCTCATATTGATGTTGTAATAGCAGTACATCTTGTGATGTTTATAATACTTCAAAAATCAGCAACTTTATTCCCATCCCAACCCATAAAGAAACAAGCTAATTAAGTTAGCTTAAACTCAGCATTGAGTGAGCTTTAACTCAACACTAAGCTcgacatttaaaaaaaatgccATTTTGAACATTGATACACTAAATCATTAAATTACTCGTGAGCATATCaataattttctaaaataagTTAAGTTGGTCCAatataaataatttatttaaaaactccaaagtgtttaaggaaatctctcttttatgtgtttggcccaaactctaggttacttgacctagtggtaatagggtttaattagaaaaatctagagattatctttccttgtatgattcagactctatgcattgtaatcctctatataaagaggcccctattatcaatgagaatacacaacaatttcctctcaatttcagtttctctacaacacgttatcagcacgaagtcctaaccctgaaacctaaATTcatagccttcaaatcccagaaaccaccgCTGCCCACCTTGACGATCTCAACTctaggagcccagaaccggcggccccacccccagaaccggccggaaaacaaCCAAACCGGCCCCCGGAAGTGACAAAAACTCCTCTGCCCGGTTCAAGGCTTTTTCCTCCGCCTATGACATCCGTACTACACCAACTGCAGCGCACCGATCCCAGACATCCGGAACCGGAAAAATTATTCCCGGAACCGGCCTGAAGTCACCTGAACCGGCCACTAGAAGCTACTGCCTCCCCAAACCGCCACCTGCATCTCAGCCTCTGCTCCAACTCGCTGATAGAGGTCCAGTCCAGCCCAGAAGAAACCCTAGGCCCAGAAGCACAACAAGATCTCGGCCCAAAGTCtgaagcccagaagcccaacAGCCTGAAGCCAACTGACGTCAGCCTTGCGTCATCTACCACGTCAGCACCCACGCAGGCGTCCAGTCAGCAGCCCACGTCAGCGTcagactgccacgtcagcgccgcactgccacgtcagcagcccggtcaactccggtcaacgaccgccggcgacttttccgaccCACTTTTTCCtgcgactttttccggccaaattttccggcgacttatttcgagatattttttactaaacgttcccgttttttagagtttttaaattcaatttctcttcttttctcggggactttcaacttcccttcttctaccctcctttcttcttcataggggagaccaaaagccgaactgtgggggttcgtgctcactccaagcttcgagcttgtagagtcctccaaacttaagagtttgttgagaagaaaacgatcgaccacacaaatcattgtttcgatctaatccaacccctcttggaattgaatttcttggaagcgactacgctcggaaattcctaatttcttggaagcgactacgctcggaaattcctattttattggaagcgactacgctcagaaattttatatgttttcgtggtagcctttcacgctccgaaactaaccttaatttcttgttctctttcaggatgagtaacctgaacaaattggactttgctccattgggaacaactggctctgaatatcacaggtgggttcgtgatgtccgctagcatctcaaggccgatggaatcctggatacgattctcgagcctagccaggacgtgctaactgttgagcaagctcaagctttggaagcaaatagagcagccttagaggcaaataaggcgaaagccatcatcctaatgactcgtcatatggatgattcgctccagtacgagtgtatgaataaagaagaccccagaaggctgtgggtctcactcgaagaaagatttggcaacgtccgtgactccttgcttcctgacctagaagtgagatggcatagcctccgctcctatgatttcaagtcagttcttgactacaactcggaagcacttagcattaaatccttaatggaattctgtggtaaagagatcacaaatgcgatgttgattgagaagactctctctaccttccccgtttctgcattgatggttgctaagaactatcgaattgatgttactgcaggacggatcacaaggtttcatgagctcattggagctatgaatgtcactgaaaagtatgacaacatccttgtgaagaactataattcgagatccgtggaaatagagcatatttcggaatccaattatagtcgtgcccctaagagaaggcgccaagagcaaaaccctaacattagggatacttctggactttctggtccatataatcgctctacttgggaaggtaatcgccaaaataggcgaacacagaaccgaagaggtcaacgtggaaagagagagggaggcaacgctctggccatgttggtggctccaccaacactaagagccatcttaatgacgctttcaaagcgcctcaatcaatggagtttgagcaaagagatgtatgttctcaatgtggagtgtctgatcattgggcacacatttgtagagctcgtgaagaacttgtcaccgcctacaaagcatatttgtgaagcaagagaagctcactatgtagaacaagaagatcaagaagatgatctagagtgaagggttgaagactacgaatctagctgggatcaatagatcgccaattctgtttaagtctttattttccaagagatgtaggcaattgccatattatttttgtagtagatgcctatggtttagtctttcttcaaag harbors:
- the LOC133732970 gene encoding ankyrin repeat-containing protein At5g02620-like encodes the protein MSIPQEQHVPPIGIQLATTIDILADLPKPKRPSLHLLEHNNRELYLKICVPLYKYALKGDWEAAEQILEKDRRLLSASISREWDTVLHIAAGARHVHFVEKLVEIMDKEDLALQDKNDNTALCIAAAAGSIEIVQILIKHNDSLLTVRGGQKMAPPYMAAMLGQSEMAWYLYPKSKRTLEKTDLENLFFSCVNNGLYDLALQLLDTDTTLAKARTDMPKNKTALHILARRPSVFGTQCPGMWGRLIKSSLPSFKFGFKGNSNQADEALQLVQHLWEEILKDEHDDVMSLIKYPSNLIFDAAELGNYEFLQVLLSSYPELVWETDEKNRTIIHVAVLHRHASIFNLVHEIGSIKDVIVTYEDDQGNNIVHMAAKIAPQNQLNLVSGVALQMQRELVWFEEVKKIVQPQYIEMENKKGKTPQELFTKEHRTLMRQGEKWMKDTATSCLLVATIIATVVFSAAFSIPGGTDDHTGKPNFLKDKAFLYFTIADGVALFSSSTAMLMFLFILTSRYAENDFLMSLPLKLMVGLTCLFISIASMMMAFSTAFYLSSQYGSRWVPDLTFFFAIVPVALYAFLQFPLMSDISSSTFCSSLLFQPWRRMIY